Genomic DNA from Sebaldella sp. S0638:
ATGCAATGAGAGTGCTCACTGATATAGGGAATACAGGAGCTGTATGTGTAGCAATGCCTCAGGATGTACAGGGGGAAGTTTTTGACTTTCCTGAGAGTTTCCTTGCGAAAAGAGTGCATGTAATAGACAGAAGAATCGGAACACCTACAGAATTTAAAAATGCAGCAGAATTAATAAAAAGAAAGAAAAAGCCTGTTATAATATGCGGCGGAGGAGTAAGATACTCTGAAGCAGGTGAAGAACTGAAAAAATTCGCAAAAGATTTTAATATACCAATAGGTGAAACACAGGCAGGGAAAAGCAGCATAGAAAATGATTTTGAGCTGAACATGGGCGGAATCGGGGTTACCGGGAATCTCGCGGCAAATACAATTGCAGCAAAAGCTGATCTGGTAATAGGTATAGGAACCAGATTTACCGACTTTACTTCAGGGTCAAAGGCTTTATTCCAAAATGAAAATGTGGAATTTCTTACGATAAATGCTTCGGATTTTCATGCTGAAAAGATGGATGCGGTAAAAATAGTAGGAGATGCAAAAGTGTGTCTTGAGGAATTAAATAAACAGCTTTCAAAAGACGGGTATAAAAGTGCCTATAGCAGTGAACCTGAAAGAGCAAAAGCCGACTGGCAGAGTGAGCTTTCGAGACTTCGCGGAATAAAATTCACTAAAACAGGATTTAAGGCCGAAGTACCTGATCAGATAGAAGAAAGTCTCAATGAAATTTTTGAGCTGTACGGCGGAGCTCTTACACAGACAGAAGTGCTTGGTGTAATAAATGATTTTCTAAAGAAAGATTATGTAGTAGTAGGATCATCGGGAAGTCTTCCGGGAGACCTGCAAAGAGTATGGGAAACAAATGAAAAATACAGCTACCATATGGAATATGGATATTCATGTATGGGATATGAAATAAACGGTGCTCTTGGTGTAAAAATGGCTGATCCTTCAAAAGAAGTTTATGCAATGGTAGGAGACGGAAGTTATCTGATGCTTCATTCGGAACTGGTGACTTCTATTCAGGAAAATAAAAAGATAAATGTACTTTTATTTGATAACTGTGGTTTCGGATGTATTAATAACCTGCAGATGGGGAATGGAATGGGAAGTTTTGAGACTGAATTCAGAAACAGGGAAAGTAAAAAACTTATTCCTATAGATTACGCAAAAGCTGCTTCGGGATATGGAGTAAAAACTTATTCTGTAAGAACTCTGGAAGAATTGAGAAATGCTCTGGAAGATGCAAAAAAACAGGAGATTTCTACTTTGATAGATATAAAGGTGCTTCCAAAAACAATGACAAACGGATATGAATCATGGTGGCATGTAGGAGTAGCCGGTGTGTCGGAAAAAGATTCCATCAAAAAAGCTTTTGAAGAAAAAGAAGATGGTTTGAAAAAAGCGAGAAAATATTAAAAATAAAGGAGAGATCTTAATGTTAAAAATAGGAATTATAGGTGCTGGAAGAATCGGTCAGGTTCATGCAGAGAGTATTACAAAATATGTAAAAGAAGCAGAAGTAAAGTCAATAGCTGATG
This window encodes:
- the iolD gene encoding 3D-(3,5/4)-trihydroxycyclohexane-1,2-dione acylhydrolase (decyclizing), giving the protein MKYIKLTTAQALVRFLDNQYVSFDGHEEKFIEGVFTIFGHGNVLGIGQALEENPGDLKVHQGRNEQGMALAAVAFAKQKNRKKIYACTTSVGPGAANMVTAAGTATANNIPVLLLPGDTFATRQPDPVLQQVEQTYNLSVTTNDAFRAVTKYWDRVTRPEQLMSAMINAMRVLTDIGNTGAVCVAMPQDVQGEVFDFPESFLAKRVHVIDRRIGTPTEFKNAAELIKRKKKPVIICGGGVRYSEAGEELKKFAKDFNIPIGETQAGKSSIENDFELNMGGIGVTGNLAANTIAAKADLVIGIGTRFTDFTSGSKALFQNENVEFLTINASDFHAEKMDAVKIVGDAKVCLEELNKQLSKDGYKSAYSSEPERAKADWQSELSRLRGIKFTKTGFKAEVPDQIEESLNEIFELYGGALTQTEVLGVINDFLKKDYVVVGSSGSLPGDLQRVWETNEKYSYHMEYGYSCMGYEINGALGVKMADPSKEVYAMVGDGSYLMLHSELVTSIQENKKINVLLFDNCGFGCINNLQMGNGMGSFETEFRNRESKKLIPIDYAKAASGYGVKTYSVRTLEELRNALEDAKKQEISTLIDIKVLPKTMTNGYESWWHVGVAGVSEKDSIKKAFEEKEDGLKKARKY